A genome region from Nitrospira sp. includes the following:
- the hrpB gene encoding ATP-dependent helicase HrpB, translating to MVRLPIEEAIPALRQSLAAGRAALLTAQPGAGKTTGVPLALLHEPWLTEQKLVLLEPRRLAARAAASYMAATLGEPVGKTIGYRIRHDSKIGPDTRIEVVTEGILTRLLQHDPSLAGYGLVIFDEFHERSLQADLGLAFVKESQRLFRPDLRVLVMSATLDCAAVTRLLQDADTISCEGRLFPVTTQYLDQPIEGHLEPAVVRSIRQALARDTGSLLVFLPGMAEIRRVERQLLAASLGPDMLIAPLHGELPQHEQEQAILPAPEGRRKIVLATSIAETSLTIEGVRVVIDAGLMRVPRFDPRSGLTRLETIRVTQDAADQRRGRAGRLEPGTCYRLWTTAEQQALLPRRPPEILEADLAPLALDLAEWGVVETSELSWLDPPPAGAFAQARALLRQLGALNAQGALTAHGRRLAHVTVHPRLAHMIVTAVPLGLAAHACDLAALLSERDILQGGPGWRHADLRIRVEALRGVREHLAGATVNRTGYERVRRAAEQWRRQLQLAGASGDGTEHTGTLLALAYPDRIAQRITGSEGRYRLANGRGAAFQTVQGLSQDEYLVVAQLDGTGDWARILLAAPVGLADLQQHCAEQIQAVDLLEWDDRSESVRARRQRRLGQLILDDRATHDPDPTQVAAALLFGIRKAGLACLPWTNELQQWRARVGFLHRIDPTWPDLSDAALEKHLEAWLGPFVSGLTSLAQVRRLDLQPPLESLLTWQQRQELPKLVPTHLTVPSGSHVKLDYDQRETPVLAVRLQEMFGCQDTPRIAGGRVPVMVHLLSPAGRPVQVTKDLASFWRSAYQEVKKELRGRYPRHHWPDDPLAATPTNRTKRRT from the coding sequence ATGGTCCGATTACCAATAGAAGAGGCGATCCCGGCTCTCCGCCAAAGCCTGGCAGCCGGCCGCGCGGCACTATTAACGGCGCAGCCAGGCGCGGGGAAAACCACCGGTGTTCCGCTGGCCCTGCTGCACGAACCCTGGCTGACAGAACAGAAACTGGTACTACTCGAACCTCGGCGACTGGCGGCGCGCGCGGCCGCATCCTATATGGCTGCCACGCTAGGAGAACCCGTCGGCAAGACGATCGGATACCGCATTCGTCACGACAGCAAGATCGGACCGGATACCCGGATCGAAGTCGTCACCGAAGGCATCCTGACCAGGCTCCTGCAGCACGACCCGTCACTCGCCGGATACGGCCTCGTCATCTTCGACGAATTTCATGAACGCAGCCTGCAAGCGGATCTTGGCTTGGCCTTCGTGAAGGAATCACAACGCCTCTTCAGACCGGACCTTCGCGTACTCGTCATGTCGGCCACACTCGACTGCGCGGCAGTGACGCGCCTGCTGCAGGATGCAGACACCATCTCTTGCGAAGGCCGCCTCTTCCCCGTCACCACGCAGTATCTCGACCAGCCGATCGAAGGGCATCTGGAACCGGCGGTGGTCCGGAGCATTCGCCAGGCCCTCGCGCGTGATACAGGCAGTCTGCTGGTGTTTCTCCCCGGCATGGCGGAGATCCGGCGCGTCGAACGACAACTGCTCGCCGCCTCGCTCGGCCCGGATATGCTCATCGCGCCACTCCATGGAGAACTCCCGCAGCATGAGCAGGAACAAGCTATTCTTCCCGCACCCGAAGGGCGACGAAAGATTGTGCTCGCGACCTCCATCGCCGAGACCAGTTTGACTATCGAGGGGGTGCGGGTCGTGATCGATGCGGGACTGATGCGGGTGCCGCGCTTCGATCCCCGCTCAGGGCTCACCAGACTCGAGACTATTCGCGTGACCCAGGATGCGGCGGATCAACGGCGCGGCCGCGCAGGTCGACTGGAACCGGGAACATGTTATCGTCTCTGGACAACAGCCGAACAGCAAGCGCTATTGCCACGCCGCCCGCCGGAAATCCTGGAGGCAGACCTGGCACCACTGGCGCTGGATCTCGCAGAATGGGGCGTCGTGGAAACGAGCGAACTGTCTTGGCTCGACCCGCCCCCGGCAGGCGCCTTCGCCCAGGCCCGTGCTCTGCTGCGGCAACTCGGGGCGCTCAATGCGCAAGGAGCCCTCACCGCCCATGGTCGCAGACTCGCTCACGTCACGGTCCATCCACGATTGGCCCACATGATCGTGACCGCCGTGCCTCTCGGCCTGGCTGCTCACGCCTGTGACCTGGCGGCGCTGCTGAGTGAACGCGACATTCTCCAAGGCGGACCGGGCTGGCGACATGCCGATCTGCGTATCAGAGTCGAAGCCTTACGAGGCGTCAGGGAACATCTTGCCGGAGCGACCGTCAATCGGACCGGATACGAACGGGTGCGACGCGCCGCCGAACAATGGCGCCGCCAGCTGCAACTGGCAGGCGCTTCCGGTGACGGCACCGAACACACCGGCACGCTACTGGCCTTGGCCTACCCGGATCGCATTGCGCAACGCATCACGGGCAGCGAGGGACGTTATCGTTTAGCCAACGGCCGAGGTGCGGCATTTCAAACCGTACAGGGACTCTCTCAAGACGAGTATCTGGTGGTGGCTCAGCTCGACGGCACCGGCGATTGGGCGCGTATTCTCTTGGCCGCGCCGGTTGGCTTGGCAGATCTGCAGCAGCATTGCGCGGAGCAGATCCAAGCCGTCGACCTGTTGGAATGGGATGACCGGTCGGAGTCCGTTCGCGCCAGACGGCAGCGCCGATTGGGACAACTCATCCTCGATGATCGGGCCACCCACGACCCGGACCCGACTCAAGTCGCCGCCGCGCTGCTCTTCGGCATCCGGAAGGCAGGCCTCGCCTGTCTGCCCTGGACCAACGAGCTGCAACAGTGGCGCGCACGCGTCGGGTTTCTTCATCGCATCGACCCCACCTGGCCTGATCTGTCGGATGCCGCGCTCGAAAAACACCTCGAAGCCTGGCTGGGGCCATTCGTCAGCGGCCTCACGAGCCTGGCGCAGGTCCGCCGCCTCGACCTTCAGCCGCCACTCGAAAGCCTGCTCACCTGGCAACAGCGACAGGAACTGCCCAAGCTCGTGCCCACCCATCTCACCGTGCCCAGTGGCTCCCATGTGAAGCTGGATTACGACCAGCGCGAGACTCCGGTGCTGGCCGTGCGCTTGCAGGAAATGTTCGGCTGTCAGGACACGCCGCGCATCGCGGGTGGAAGGGTCCCGGTGATGGTGCATCTGCTGTCGCCGGCGGGACGGCCTGTCCAGGTCACGAAAGACTTGGCCAGCTTTTGGCGCTCGGCCTATCAAGAGGTGAAGAAGGAACTGCGCGGCCGGTATCCACGCCACCACTGGCCCGATGATCCACTCGCCGCCACCCCGACAAACCGTACGAAACGACGCACGTAG
- a CDS encoding ACT domain-containing protein gives MDHFAIITAFGQDRPGIVALMADSLYQLGCNIEDTCMTRLRGEFTMMLMVRLPEGIVAEDLGRRLMPYTTPLDLAVLCRAMPDQAASRQTALEIPTFMLSVYGADHPGIVARVARTVAQHQGNITDMNTRVVGSGDRPIYVMVLEVQLQEAQQADQLRQALEQLKPLLGVDLTFRLLESVTF, from the coding sequence ATGGACCATTTCGCGATCATCACCGCCTTCGGACAAGACCGTCCCGGTATCGTCGCCCTGATGGCCGATAGCCTCTACCAGCTCGGCTGTAATATCGAAGACACCTGCATGACCCGCCTACGCGGCGAGTTCACCATGATGCTCATGGTGCGCCTGCCGGAGGGAATCGTGGCCGAAGATCTTGGCCGACGCCTGATGCCCTACACGACGCCGCTGGACCTTGCCGTCTTATGCAGAGCGATGCCCGACCAGGCGGCCAGCAGACAGACGGCCCTGGAAATACCGACGTTCATGTTGTCGGTCTACGGGGCCGACCATCCCGGCATCGTGGCGCGGGTGGCCCGCACCGTCGCCCAGCACCAAGGGAACATTACCGACATGAACACCCGTGTGGTCGGATCGGGAGATCGTCCCATCTATGTCATGGTCCTGGAGGTTCAGTTGCAGGAGGCCCAGCAAGCCGACCAGCTCAGACAGGCCCTGGAACAATTGAAGCCGCTGCTGGGTGTCGACCTGACCTTTCGTTTGCTCGAAAGTGTCACCTTCTGA
- the def gene encoding peptide deformylase produces MAIRPILQYPHQALKSTNAAAVPSDPAVQAVVQDMLDTLAASPGVALAAPQIGQAVQVIVVDVSRKKGERGHGLVVLLNPVILSLEGKKSVREGCLSVPDYTGNVLRYEEALVEGLTPEGRVVTVSASGFEALAFQHEMDHLNGLLFLDRIESLSTDLFRRKK; encoded by the coding sequence GTGGCTATCCGTCCGATTCTGCAGTATCCCCACCAGGCACTCAAATCCACAAACGCCGCCGCCGTCCCCTCCGATCCCGCCGTGCAAGCGGTGGTTCAAGATATGCTGGATACGCTCGCCGCATCACCCGGCGTGGCACTGGCGGCGCCCCAGATCGGACAGGCGGTGCAGGTGATCGTCGTCGATGTGTCGCGCAAGAAAGGCGAGCGAGGCCATGGGTTGGTCGTGCTGTTGAACCCGGTCATTCTCTCGCTGGAAGGGAAAAAAAGCGTGCGGGAAGGCTGCCTGAGCGTACCGGACTATACGGGAAATGTGCTGCGCTACGAAGAGGCGCTGGTGGAGGGGCTGACACCCGAGGGCCGAGTCGTCACGGTGAGTGCGTCAGGATTCGAGGCGCTCGCCTTTCAGCATGAAATGGACCATCTGAACGGCCTGCTCTTTCTCGACCGCATTGAGTCGCTCAGCACCGATCTCTTCAGACGAAAAAAATAA
- a CDS encoding tetratricopeptide repeat protein gives MVNGRAARVTTHARWRWVLLATMVLLCRPLPFAMADPSSQHQLQALAGQGDANAQWMLGQALLTGSLGDTDEAEAVRWLQLAADQGHALAQRDMGMLYEQGQGVTQDVLEAYFWYSLASRQDSSRARLRRDALSAMLTAEQHEAIAARLKGWRPIK, from the coding sequence ATGGTGAACGGACGGGCTGCGCGGGTGACGACTCATGCGAGATGGAGATGGGTGCTGCTGGCGACGATGGTGCTGTTGTGTCGTCCGCTGCCGTTCGCCATGGCTGATCCGTCCTCCCAACATCAGCTGCAGGCGCTCGCCGGGCAGGGGGATGCGAATGCTCAGTGGATGTTGGGACAGGCCCTGCTCACGGGCAGTCTCGGCGATACCGATGAGGCCGAAGCGGTGCGGTGGCTGCAGTTGGCGGCCGATCAGGGCCATGCCTTAGCGCAACGGGACATGGGCATGTTGTATGAGCAGGGGCAGGGCGTGACGCAGGACGTCCTGGAAGCGTATTTCTGGTATTCCCTCGCGAGTCGGCAGGACAGTAGTCGAGCCAGGCTTCGTCGTGATGCCCTGTCGGCTATGCTCACCGCGGAGCAACATGAAGCCATTGCGGCACGCCTTAAGGGATGGCGGCCGATAAAATGA
- a CDS encoding pseudouridine synthase yields MGRTGHPKSSAQDQAQPSRPVPAARNPARSTSRPKATTTKRVTLDRLLSKLGIASRSQAQEWIRAGRVRINQRLVRAPNIWVDWPGDVVSLDDQPIQQSLLRFILFHKPKGVVTTHQDEQGRQTIFDVLPPEMKRLHAVGRLDQATSGLLLLTNDSTLSSFLTDVTQQVPRLYLVTVRGEVTDETGQALLDGVHDQGEHLHCAAVTIQKRSGRESHLAVTLTEGKNREIRRLFKALGHEVTRLRRIQYGPFTLGDLQPGAWRELPIEAARAQLQLPPADTTRVSQAKPDLLHKRTT; encoded by the coding sequence ATGGGCAGAACAGGTCATCCGAAATCCAGCGCGCAGGACCAGGCACAACCGTCGCGACCGGTTCCGGCTGCCAGAAATCCAGCGCGGAGCACGTCACGCCCGAAGGCAACCACCACCAAACGAGTCACACTGGATCGTCTACTGTCCAAACTAGGCATCGCCAGCCGGAGTCAGGCACAGGAATGGATCAGAGCAGGACGGGTTCGCATCAATCAACGCCTGGTACGCGCACCAAACATCTGGGTGGACTGGCCCGGCGATGTCGTCTCACTGGACGATCAACCGATCCAGCAAAGTCTCCTGCGGTTCATTCTTTTCCATAAACCCAAAGGTGTGGTCACCACACATCAAGACGAACAGGGTCGGCAGACCATTTTCGATGTGCTTCCCCCGGAGATGAAACGCCTGCATGCGGTTGGCCGGTTGGATCAAGCGACAAGCGGACTCCTCCTGCTCACGAACGACTCGACGCTCTCCAGCTTCCTGACCGATGTGACGCAGCAGGTGCCCCGCCTGTATCTGGTCACCGTGCGCGGTGAGGTCACGGACGAGACGGGTCAAGCCTTGCTCGACGGCGTACATGATCAGGGCGAGCATTTGCACTGCGCAGCCGTCACGATTCAGAAACGCTCAGGACGCGAATCCCACCTGGCCGTGACGTTGACCGAGGGCAAGAATCGCGAGATCCGGCGGCTATTCAAAGCGCTGGGACATGAAGTGACCAGGTTACGACGGATTCAATACGGCCCCTTCACACTCGGCGATCTTCAACCAGGCGCCTGGCGCGAACTCCCGATTGAAGCCGCCCGAGCGCAACTCCAATTGCCGCCGGCCGACACGACCCGAGTATCACAGGCAAAACCAGACCTGCTCCATAAGCGAACAACCTGA